The Natribaculum luteum genome contains the following window.
GCGATGATCGCCTCGGTCGTGCTGTTCGCGTCGTTTCTCGTCCTGTATCTCTACCGGCTGGTCGCGATGGGCGGTGCGGGATCGTTCCCCGGCCCGGCGACGATCGAGCGGTTCGTCTACTTCCCGATACTCGCCGTCCACATGATCCTCGCGATCGTCTGCATCCCACTTCTGTACTACGTCCTGTTGCTCGCGCTATCACATTCCGTCGCCGACCTCCGGCGGACGCGCCACGCGTTCGTCGGTCGTATCGCCGCGTCGCTGTGGCTGATCTCCTTCGCGTTCGGCGTCGTCGTCTACCTGCTGTTGCACCAGCTCTACTGATACTGCCGGACGACGGCTCTTCCGCCGATCGCACTCGAGACAGTGTCGCCAGCGGCGACGGGCCGTGAGACGCGATCGAGTATGTACTGACTGTTGTCCGGTCGTACGAGAAGGGGGCGAACGTCGGTTCCCGGACGGGTTCGAGGACCTAGTCGTCGGCGTGGACTGGCGACTGGTCGATCTCGGGGCGGGAGACTTCGCGGTCGGTCTCCTCGCCGTCGATGTCGTAGGGGTACTCGCCTGTGACACAGCCAAGACAGAGGTCGGCCCGGTCGGACTCGAGCGCGTCGGCGACGGCGTCCGTCGAGAGGTACGCCAGGCTGTCGGCGGCGATCTCGTCTCGGATCTCCTCGACAGATTTGTCGGCGGCGATCAGTTCCTCGCGGGTGGCCATGTCGATGCCCATGTAACAGGGGGCGACGATCGGCGGTGCGCCGATGCGCATGTGGACCTCCTCGGCACCGCTGTCTTTCAGCAACTGGACGAGTTGCGTCGAGGTCGTCCCGCGGACGATGCTGTCGTCGATGAGCGTGACCGTCTTGCCCTCGACAGTGGACCTGATCGGGTTGAGTTTGAGCCGGACGGCCCGCTCGCGTTCGTCCTGCGTCGGCATGATGAAGGTGCGACCGACGTAGCGGTTTTTCATCAGACCTTCGGCGAACTCGACGCCCTCGTCGTCTTCGTCTCGAGGTTCGCCGTCGGCGGTCGTCTCGCCCGCCGCCTCGGCGTACCCGGAGGCGAACGCCCGACCGGAGTCCGGGACCGGCATGACGACGTCCGTCTCGACGCCGCTTTCCTCCCAGAGCTTGCGGCCGAGTTCTCGGCGGACCTCGTAGACGAGGCTGCCGTCGATCACCGAGTCCGGCCGGGCGAAGTAGACGTGCTCGA
Protein-coding sequences here:
- the purF gene encoding amidophosphoribosyltransferase, producing MTEKCGVVGISLDGRAAARPLYYALYALQHRGQESAGIVTHDGFQQHSHVEMGLVGDAFGLDDLETLNGSAGIGHVRYPTAGSVDTSCAQPFSVSFKSGSLGLSHNGNLVNADEIRDELAGKGHAFTSDGDTEVIAHDLARNLLEEDLIRAVKRTMQRIHGSYALTITHDDTVLGVRDPQGNRPLCIGKLEDGYVLASESAAIDTLDGELVRDVRPGELVVLHDDGQGFDSYQLIETESTAHCFFEHVYFARPDSVIDGSLVYEVRRELGRKLWEESGVETDVVMPVPDSGRAFASGYAEAAGETTADGEPRDEDDEGVEFAEGLMKNRYVGRTFIMPTQDERERAVRLKLNPIRSTVEGKTVTLIDDSIVRGTTSTQLVQLLKDSGAEEVHMRIGAPPIVAPCYMGIDMATREELIAADKSVEEIRDEIAADSLAYLSTDAVADALESDRADLCLGCVTGEYPYDIDGEETDREVSRPEIDQSPVHADD
- a CDS encoding DUF420 domain-containing protein; the encoded protein is MEYVTRERVPLLTGVLSIVSLALVFGAAGGAIPQNAVPIAPEWVLEAIPHLNAIISLTAIATISVGWRAIRRGDVRRHQLAMIASVVLFASFLVLYLYRLVAMGGAGSFPGPATIERFVYFPILAVHMILAIVCIPLLYYVLLLALSHSVADLRRTRHAFVGRIAASLWLISFAFGVVVYLLLHQLY